The Patescibacteria group bacterium region AAAATCCAAAACTAAAAGATAAGACTATCTTGGTAGTAAACAAGGTTGACAACTTCCGACAGGCTAATGAAAGCGCTATTTTTAACAAACTTGGATTAGGGGAACCGATGAGGATTTCTGCTCTGACTGGCGCCGGCACTGGAGACCTGTTAGATTTAGTGATTAAAAAACTTTTCAAAAAAACATCTAAAGCCAAGACTGCCCCAAAAACTGATAAACAAGAAGAAAAAACTAGCCGAGAAACCACCACTCTGTGCATCATCGGCCAACCGAATGTTGGCAAATCCTCTTTACTTAATTCTATCCTGGGTTATGACCGTGTTATTATCAGTCCAGTGCCTCATACTACGCGAGAACCGCAAGATACGGTGATAGACTACAAGAGCCAGCCAATCACCCTAATTGATACAGCTGGCATCTCGCGCCATGGACATAAGGACGGAAAAAAACTGGAAAAATACGGAATTGAAAAATCTCTCAAGGCTTTAGAAAGGGCGGATGTCGCCTTATTAGTCTTTGACATTTCAGTGGGCCTCAACCATCAAGATGCTAAGTTGGTAGAAGAGATTGCCAACCGCAAAAAAAGCCTGATCTTTATCGCTAATAAATGGGACAAGATAGAAGAAAAAGATACTAAGAAGCTTTCTAATTACATCTACGGCAAGCTACCTTTCGCTACTTATGCCCCCATCCTATTCGTTTCCGCTAAAACCGGGCTTAAAGTTAATAAAATTCTAGACTTGGCCTTAGAAGTCTCCGCTAACCGCAAAATCAGCTTAAGCGATGCCGCCCTCAGCCACTTTCTACAGAAAGTTATCCGTATCCATAAGCCAGCCAAGGGCAAAGGTCTAAGAGCCCCACGGATCTACTATATCAAACAAGTCCACGATGATCCGCCTAAATTCGAGATAAAGATCGGCTCTAAGGATAATCTCCACTTTTCCTATGTCCGTTTCTTAGAAAACAGGCTAAGAGAAAAATTTGGCTGGGTCGGTACACCCCTAACCGTGTTTGTTAATAAAAAACGCCGCGTCCATAGCGTGGCGGAATAAAAATATGCGCGTTATCATCGGTTTGGGAAATCCTGGCAGCCAATATCAAAACACTCGACACAACGCCGGCTACTTAGCAATCGACTATTTAGCCGCTAGGGCGGCTGAAAAGAGTAATGAAAACCTCACCTGGGAAGAGAACAAAAGATTCCAAGCTCTAATTTACAAAAGTAACGACACCATCTTTGCTAAGCCCCTAAGCTATATGAATGCTTCTGGTCGCAGCGCTCAAGCCATCTTAAACTATTACCATCTCTTACCTAAGAAAATCGGACTGATTAAAAAGAAAGATAGCGATCTCAGTGACTTTCTGATCGTTATTCACGATGATATCGATATAGAATTGGGTAAAATGAAAATATCTCTTGATTCCAGGAGTGCTGGCCATCGGGGAGTCGAATCAA contains the following coding sequences:
- the der gene encoding ribosome biogenesis GTPase Der, which codes for MTKSIKKIPSVAIFGQTNVGKSTLFNCLTEKKQALVSNIPGTTRDSNINRVTWNNQEFELIDTAGIADQKFLKGQKLKPEEIDARAQDRTRAYLESCELILFLCDNKAGLLISDRELARFIQKNPKLKDKTILVVNKVDNFRQANESAIFNKLGLGEPMRISALTGAGTGDLLDLVIKKLFKKTSKAKTAPKTDKQEEKTSRETTTLCIIGQPNVGKSSLLNSILGYDRVIISPVPHTTREPQDTVIDYKSQPITLIDTAGISRHGHKDGKKLEKYGIEKSLKALERADVALLVFDISVGLNHQDAKLVEEIANRKKSLIFIANKWDKIEEKDTKKLSNYIYGKLPFATYAPILFVSAKTGLKVNKILDLALEVSANRKISLSDAALSHFLQKVIRIHKPAKGKGLRAPRIYYIKQVHDDPPKFEIKIGSKDNLHFSYVRFLENRLREKFGWVGTPLTVFVNKKRRVHSVAE
- the pth gene encoding aminoacyl-tRNA hydrolase — its product is MRVIIGLGNPGSQYQNTRHNAGYLAIDYLAARAAEKSNENLTWEENKRFQALIYKSNDTIFAKPLSYMNASGRSAQAILNYYHLLPKKIGLIKKKDSDLSDFLIVIHDDIDIELGKMKISLDSRSAGHRGVESIIQYLKTKNFTRIRLGINSPAKGQIPTDKFVLQKFSPAELKLLEGVITSLNID